A window of Deltaproteobacteria bacterium contains these coding sequences:
- the leuD gene encoding 3-isopropylmalate dehydratase small subunit (catalyzes the isomerization between 2-isopropylmalate and 3-isopropylmalate in leucine biosynthesis) has product MKIKGRVWKFGEDINTDVIIPARYLNTSDPAELAKHCMEDADPDFSKKIKPGDIIVAGKNFGCGSSREHAPIALKAAGIGCVIAPSFARIFYRNAFNMGLPIFESDKAAEALKEGDEVEVNADTGEIRDLTTGDVFRAQPIPLFMQELISDGGLIPHVLKSL; this is encoded by the coding sequence ATGAAAATCAAGGGAAGGGTCTGGAAATTCGGGGAAGATATAAATACCGATGTGATTATCCCGGCACGCTATCTAAATACCTCGGACCCGGCAGAGCTTGCCAAACACTGTATGGAGGATGCCGATCCTGATTTTTCCAAAAAAATAAAACCGGGAGACATAATAGTTGCAGGAAAGAATTTTGGTTGCGGTTCTTCCAGAGAGCATGCTCCCATAGCCCTTAAGGCGGCAGGCATTGGTTGTGTAATAGCCCCGAGCTTTGCCAGGATATTTTATCGCAATGCGTTTAATATGGGTCTTCCGATATTCGAGAGTGATAAGGCAGCCGAAGCCCTCAAAGAAGGCGACGAGGTGGAGGTGAATGCAGATACAGGAGAAATCCGGGACCTGACTACAGGAGATGTCTTCAGAGCACAGCCCATACCTCTATTCATGCAGGAGTTGATTTCAGATGGGGGACTGATCCCGCATGTGCTTAAAAGCTTGTAA
- the leuC gene encoding 3-isopropylmalate dehydratase large subunit: protein MSRPMTIAEKILAAHAGLDSVEPGQLVEVYVDFALGNDITAPIAIKTFRQAGVRAVFDREKIALVSDHFVPNKDIMSAEQARLLREFAAEQGIVHHYDGGESGVEHVLLPEKGLVLPGEVVIGADSHTCTYGALGTFATGVGSTDLAATMMTGKTWFKVPESIKFIYNGKLRPWVGGKDLILYTIGDIGVDGALYMAMEFTGTVIDSLSMAGRFTMSNMAIEAGGKVGLINPDDTTLSYLTGRTGRDFTVYRSDEDSRYARVIEYDCSDIEPQVACPHLPENTKGISEVGNIPLDQVVIGSCTNGRLEDLALAAGVISGRHVSKGLRLIVIPTTPSEYTQALDKGFLKTFLDAGAVIGPPTCGPCLGGHMGVLARGERALATTNRNFVGRMGHPESEVYLANPAIAAASAVLGRIGSPDEL from the coding sequence ATGAGCCGGCCGATGACAATAGCCGAAAAGATCCTGGCTGCCCATGCCGGCCTGGATAGCGTGGAGCCTGGTCAACTGGTCGAAGTCTATGTGGACTTTGCACTGGGCAACGACATTACAGCCCCCATTGCCATAAAGACCTTCAGGCAGGCAGGCGTAAGGGCTGTTTTTGACAGGGAAAAGATTGCCCTGGTGTCAGACCACTTTGTTCCCAACAAGGATATTATGAGTGCCGAGCAGGCCAGGCTCCTCAGGGAGTTTGCCGCCGAGCAGGGTATTGTTCACCATTATGACGGTGGTGAATCCGGAGTAGAACATGTGCTGCTTCCGGAAAAAGGACTGGTGCTTCCAGGTGAAGTCGTTATAGGAGCCGACAGTCATACCTGTACATACGGTGCATTGGGGACTTTTGCTACAGGGGTGGGGAGCACTGATCTGGCCGCCACTATGATGACAGGAAAGACCTGGTTCAAGGTGCCGGAGTCCATAAAATTTATATACAATGGAAAACTCCGGCCCTGGGTCGGTGGCAAGGATTTGATACTCTACACCATAGGCGATATCGGTGTGGACGGGGCCCTGTATATGGCCATGGAATTTACGGGTACGGTGATTGATTCCCTGTCCATGGCAGGCCGGTTTACCATGTCCAATATGGCCATCGAGGCAGGTGGCAAAGTGGGGCTTATTAATCCTGATGATACGACCCTAAGCTATTTGACTGGCCGGACAGGCAGGGATTTTACCGTTTATCGCAGTGATGAAGACAGCCGATACGCCAGGGTTATTGAGTATGACTGCAGCGATATAGAACCTCAGGTGGCCTGTCCCCATCTGCCTGAAAATACCAAGGGTATTTCAGAAGTGGGAAACATACCTCTGGATCAGGTGGTGATAGGTTCCTGTACCAATGGACGTCTGGAAGACCTGGCCCTTGCCGCTGGGGTCATATCCGGACGGCATGTGTCAAAAGGTCTTAGACTGATAGTCATTCCTACTACTCCCTCAGAGTATACCCAGGCCCTGGATAAGGGATTTCTCAAGACCTTTCTGGATGCCGGCGCGGTTATAGGGCCACCCACCTGCGGACCCTGTCTCGGAGGGCACATGGGGGTTCTTGCCAGGGGGGAACGGGCCCTTGCAACGACAAACAGGAATTTTGTGGGCCGGATGGGACATCCTGAGAGTGAGGTATATCTGGCAAATCCGGCCATTGCCGCTGCAAGTGCGGTATTGGGTAGAATCGGAAGTCCTGATGAGCTGTAA
- a CDS encoding 2-isopropylmalate synthase has translation MSSGERIIIFDTTLRDGEQSPGVSLNAEEKLQIGRQLRKLNVDVIEAGFPVASQGDFESVQRLSQEIRGLQIAALARANEKDIDTAWEAIKEGENPRIHTFIATSDIHLQYKLRKTREQVLDMARTAVGYAAKYTGNVEFSAEDASRSDLDFLCRVFEAVIDAGATTVNFPDTVGYAVPHDFGRMIRYVIEHTPNIHKAVLSVHCHNDLGLATANVLTALEQGARQVECTVNGIGERCGNAAMEEVVMAIRTRRDVLPYDTAISAQHIMATSRLVSMLTGMVVQANKAIVGANAFAHESGIHQDGVLKERTTYEIIDPKDIGLSKGILVLGKHSGRHALKAKLEESGYKLSDEEIDRVFTRFKSLADKKKEVYPEDIEALVAEEVLRIPDRYRLVYLHVAGGSGIKPTATVIIEIDGKEVDGVSTGAGPIDAAYKAVAEIVNTKSHLLRFTVNSITGGTDALGEVTVRLEEDSHVVTGHGADPDIITASVRAYLNALNRLVYIKENALQKKC, from the coding sequence ATGAGCAGCGGTGAAAGGATAATAATATTTGATACTACATTAAGGGACGGTGAGCAGTCCCCGGGTGTATCCCTGAACGCTGAAGAAAAACTCCAGATCGGAAGGCAGTTGAGAAAGCTGAACGTCGATGTAATCGAGGCCGGATTTCCTGTTGCCTCCCAGGGTGACTTTGAGAGTGTTCAGCGCCTTTCACAGGAAATCAGGGGGCTGCAGATCGCTGCCCTGGCCCGTGCCAATGAGAAAGACATCGATACGGCCTGGGAGGCGATAAAGGAGGGAGAAAATCCTCGAATACATACCTTTATTGCCACTTCTGATATCCACCTCCAGTATAAACTGAGAAAGACCAGGGAACAGGTATTGGATATGGCCAGGACTGCGGTAGGGTATGCTGCAAAATACACAGGCAATGTGGAGTTTTCCGCTGAAGACGCAAGCCGGAGCGATCTGGATTTTCTGTGCAGGGTCTTTGAGGCAGTGATAGATGCCGGTGCCACAACGGTCAATTTTCCCGACACAGTGGGGTATGCTGTACCTCATGACTTTGGCAGGATGATCAGGTATGTAATCGAGCACACGCCCAACATCCACAAAGCGGTCCTGAGCGTACACTGTCACAATGATCTGGGACTGGCCACAGCGAATGTGCTGACGGCTTTGGAACAAGGTGCAAGACAGGTGGAGTGCACTGTAAACGGCATAGGTGAAAGGTGTGGAAATGCCGCCATGGAAGAGGTGGTCATGGCCATCCGTACCAGGCGAGACGTCCTTCCCTATGACACTGCGATATCCGCTCAACATATTATGGCTACCAGCCGGCTGGTAAGCATGCTTACCGGAATGGTGGTCCAGGCAAACAAGGCCATAGTAGGGGCCAATGCCTTTGCACACGAGTCCGGAATCCACCAGGACGGTGTCTTAAAGGAACGTACGACCTATGAGATTATCGATCCCAAGGACATAGGTCTTAGCAAAGGGATCCTGGTCCTTGGAAAACACTCCGGGAGACATGCCCTTAAGGCAAAGCTTGAGGAATCAGGCTACAAGCTCAGTGATGAAGAGATCGATAGGGTATTTACGAGGTTCAAGTCGCTTGCAGACAAAAAAAAGGAGGTTTATCCGGAGGATATTGAGGCCCTCGTGGCAGAGGAGGTACTCAGGATTCCGGATCGTTATCGTCTTGTTTATCTCCATGTTGCCGGTGGCAGCGGCATAAAACCGACCGCAACCGTGATAATAGAAATAGACGGCAAAGAGGTTGACGGAGTGAGCACGGGGGCCGGTCCCATAGATGCGGCCTACAAGGCAGTGGCCGAGATCGTGAATACTAAAAGCCATCTGCTCCGTTTTACTGTAAATTCCATTACAGGAGGCACGGATGCCTTGGGAGAGGTCACTGTGCGTCTTGAAGAAGACAGCCATGTGGTCACAGGCCATGGAGCCGATCCTGATATAATTACTGCCAGTGTCAGGGCATATTTGAACGCCCTGAACCGTCTTGTATATATAAAGGAAAATGCGCTGCAAAAGAAATGTTGA
- the pssA gene encoding CDP-diacylglycerol--serine O-phosphatidyltransferase, producing MAEKQSSDSADRVSRRRIYLLPNLLTSASLFSGFYAIIAAIKGNYQAAAVAILIAGILDGLDGRVARWTRTTTRFGLEYDSLSDLVAFGVAPGILAFMWGLQDYGRLGWLAAFLYVATTALRLARFNTLSQGGNSRERSYFLGLPCPSAAAVLATSVLLCQHLGIFGPVRHVTVLITVYGLSFLMVSNVRYHSFKEVRWLQQHPFSGMVVLILGIMVVATEPKVTLFVLMVTYVISGPVLMSLRVLRPRSLRSGIRHQSKDVFHGRDKGT from the coding sequence ATGGCAGAAAAGCAAAGCAGTGATTCGGCAGACAGGGTTTCAAGACGCAGAATATATCTCCTTCCAAACCTGCTGACCTCGGCAAGTTTATTCAGCGGGTTCTATGCCATTATTGCCGCTATCAAGGGTAATTATCAGGCTGCTGCCGTGGCCATTTTGATAGCCGGTATCCTGGATGGTCTGGACGGAAGGGTGGCCCGCTGGACCCGTACTACCACCAGATTCGGTCTGGAGTATGATTCCCTTTCAGACCTGGTGGCCTTTGGGGTAGCCCCGGGCATACTGGCCTTTATGTGGGGGCTGCAGGACTACGGCCGGCTGGGATGGCTTGCCGCCTTTCTGTATGTGGCAACCACTGCTCTCAGGCTGGCCAGATTCAATACCCTGAGCCAAGGCGGCAATAGCCGCGAAAGGAGTTACTTCCTTGGCCTGCCATGCCCCTCTGCAGCGGCCGTACTGGCTACATCAGTGCTTTTATGCCAGCATCTCGGAATATTTGGGCCGGTGCGCCATGTGACAGTGCTGATCACGGTCTACGGCCTCTCTTTTCTGATGGTCAGCAATGTGCGTTACCACAGTTTTAAGGAAGTTCGCTGGCTTCAACAGCATCCTTTTTCCGGTATGGTGGTGTTGATTCTGGGTATAATGGTAGTTGCTACAGAGCCAAAGGTGACCCTGTTTGTCCTTATGGTTACCTATGTGATATCCGGGCCTGTGTTGATGTCCCTCAGAGTTCTGAGACCCAGGTCGTTGAGGTCCGGTATAAGACATCAAAGTAAAGATGTTTTCCATGGCAGGGACAAGGGGACTTAG
- a CDS encoding phosphatidylserine decarboxylase family protein → MHSHRIPVAREGTPFIGGAVLAAVVFASLNWSVTAIVFFVIAGFVLFFFRDPERIIPSGSGLVVSPADGRVIDVAEDDRDSLGGKDVRRISIFMSIFNVHVNRVPITGQVRQISYRPGSFWPADRKRALLENERNAILICGEDGIKLTVVQVAGIIARRISCWVKAGDNVKIGERFGLIRFGSRLDVYVPKTVSVLVKKGDRTRAGQTVLARNGSN, encoded by the coding sequence ATGCATTCTCATCGCATTCCGGTTGCCAGGGAAGGAACTCCTTTTATAGGTGGTGCTGTCCTGGCCGCTGTGGTATTTGCTTCACTCAACTGGTCTGTTACGGCCATAGTCTTTTTTGTGATTGCAGGCTTTGTCCTGTTCTTCTTTCGGGATCCAGAGCGTATAATTCCATCAGGTTCAGGCCTGGTGGTATCGCCGGCTGACGGTCGGGTCATAGATGTGGCTGAAGATGACAGGGATTCCCTTGGCGGAAAAGATGTAAGGCGAATCAGTATATTTATGAGTATTTTTAATGTGCACGTAAACAGGGTTCCAATTACAGGTCAGGTTCGACAGATTTCATACCGGCCCGGATCTTTCTGGCCTGCTGACCGTAAAAGGGCCTTGCTCGAAAACGAGCGGAATGCCATCTTGATCTGCGGCGAGGACGGAATAAAGCTGACCGTTGTACAGGTAGCGGGTATAATAGCCAGAAGGATTTCCTGTTGGGTTAAGGCCGGTGATAATGTTAAAATCGGTGAACGCTTTGGACTCATTCGTTTTGGGTCCCGTCTTGACGTGTATGTCCCAAAAACCGTCTCAGTGTTGGTAAAAAAGGGTGACCGGACAAGGGCCGGGCAGACGGTTCTTGCCCGAAACGGCAGCAACTAG
- a CDS encoding ketol-acid reductoisomerase: MRIYYEQDAPMDILQGKTIAIIGYGSQGHAHAQNLRDSGLSVVVGELPGTSNYDLAIKHGFEPVSAGEAAAEGDLVMVLVPDHVQAQLYKSDIEPNLKTGDMLLFAHGFNIHFGQIIPPADVDVTMVAPKGPGHLVRREYERGAGVPSLVAVHQDHTGKALKRALAYANGIGAARAGVIETTYKEETETDLFGEQCVLCGGVTELIKAGFETLVEAGYQPEIAYFECCHELKLIVDLIYEGGLAQMRYSISDTAEYGDLTRGKRIITEETRKEMRRILEEVQSGSFAREWMLDNMVNRPVFNALRQREKEHPIEEVGSRLRDMMGWLKK; the protein is encoded by the coding sequence ATGAGGATTTACTACGAACAGGACGCCCCCATGGACATACTTCAAGGGAAGACCATAGCTATAATCGGCTATGGCAGCCAAGGGCATGCCCATGCCCAGAATTTGAGAGACAGCGGGTTGTCCGTTGTTGTGGGGGAACTTCCCGGAACATCAAATTACGATCTTGCAATCAAACACGGGTTTGAACCAGTAAGTGCCGGAGAGGCTGCAGCCGAGGGAGATCTTGTCATGGTCCTGGTACCTGACCATGTCCAGGCACAGCTATACAAAAGTGACATCGAGCCAAATCTGAAGACCGGGGACATGCTCCTTTTTGCCCATGGCTTTAACATTCACTTTGGCCAGATAATTCCTCCGGCTGACGTAGACGTCACAATGGTGGCGCCCAAAGGTCCGGGACACCTGGTGCGCAGGGAATACGAAAGGGGAGCCGGGGTGCCCAGCCTGGTAGCCGTACATCAGGATCACACTGGAAAAGCCCTTAAAAGGGCACTTGCCTATGCAAACGGCATAGGAGCCGCCCGTGCGGGCGTCATTGAAACCACGTATAAAGAAGAGACCGAAACCGATCTCTTTGGCGAGCAGTGTGTGCTCTGTGGCGGGGTCACTGAGCTCATAAAGGCCGGTTTTGAGACCCTGGTTGAAGCGGGTTATCAACCGGAAATAGCGTATTTCGAGTGCTGCCACGAACTCAAGCTCATAGTTGACCTGATTTACGAAGGCGGTCTGGCACAGATGCGTTACTCAATCAGCGATACCGCGGAATATGGCGATCTTACCAGGGGGAAACGCATAATAACAGAAGAAACGAGAAAGGAAATGCGCAGGATCCTCGAGGAGGTTCAGAGTGGAAGTTTTGCCAGGGAGTGGATGCTGGATAACATGGTCAATCGTCCTGTATTCAACGCCCTCAGGCAGCGTGAAAAGGAACATCCCATTGAGGAGGTCGGCTCCCGCCTGAGGGATATGATGGGCTGGCTTAAGAAGTAG
- a CDS encoding acetolactate synthase small subunit gives MKHTLSVLVENTPGALSRITGLFSGRAFNIESLNVAATLDPTLSHLTLVTMGDEFIIEQIIKQLRRIVDVFKVVDVSEGEFVEREMALIKVRAEEESRAEILRMCDIFRCKVVDVSPKSYTIEVTGPESKLKAVIELLRPIGIKEISRTGTIAMIREKKTM, from the coding sequence ATGAAGCATACTCTCTCCGTACTGGTTGAAAATACTCCTGGTGCCCTGTCCCGCATAACAGGGCTTTTCAGCGGGCGGGCATTTAATATCGAGAGCCTTAATGTGGCTGCAACCCTGGACCCGACCCTGTCTCATCTCACTCTGGTGACCATGGGCGATGAATTCATAATTGAGCAGATAATCAAACAGCTCAGGCGCATAGTGGATGTCTTCAAGGTCGTGGATGTGAGTGAGGGCGAATTTGTTGAGCGCGAGATGGCCCTGATAAAGGTCCGGGCCGAGGAAGAATCCAGGGCCGAGATACTACGCATGTGCGATATATTCCGCTGCAAGGTCGTTGACGTAAGCCCCAAATCTTACACTATAGAGGTTACCGGACCTGAGTCTAAGCTGAAGGCAGTAATAGAGCTCCTGCGTCCCATTGGAATCAAAGAAATTTCGAGAACTGGCACCATAGCTATGATAAGAGAGAAAAAGACTATGTAA
- the ilvB gene encoding acetolactate synthase, large subunit, biosynthetic type, translating into MAKMAGKQMVIEALKQEGVDVVFGFPGGAIIDVYDTLEKDGTIKHVLVRHEQGAAHAADGYARASGKVGVCIATSGPGATNTVTGIATANMDSVPIVVFTGQVPTALIGNDAFQEVDIVGITRPCTKHNYLVKDARDLPRVLKEAFYIARSGRPGPVLVDLPKDVQNAKAEFDYPQEIKLRSYNPVTEPHGKQIERAYRLIEKAKRPVIYAGGGVIISDAYKELRTFAKAAYIPVTMTLMGLGAFPGTHELSLGMLGMHGTYCANMAMANSDLIIAIGARFDDRVTGKIEAFAPMAKIIHLDIDPTSIQKNVRVDVPIVGDCRRILKKLLDAVKDAGRPAEAWRDQHQAWLEQLDAWGKRHPLTYKEEPGVIKPQYVIERLYEMTKGRAIITTEVGQNQMWTAQFYKFDEPRTLLTSGGLGTMGYGFPAAIGAQMAFPEKLVVDVAGDGSIQMNIQEMATAMEQRLPVKIVILNNQFLGMVRQWQELFYDRRYAATEFEMTPDFVKLAEAYGAKGFRATRPEEVNDVLSKGLEVEGLAIMEFAIAREEGVFPMVPAGKATTEMLLV; encoded by the coding sequence ATGGCTAAGATGGCCGGAAAACAGATGGTCATAGAGGCCCTCAAGCAGGAAGGTGTCGATGTTGTCTTTGGCTTTCCCGGCGGGGCCATTATTGATGTCTACGACACCTTGGAAAAAGACGGCACCATAAAGCACGTCCTGGTACGGCATGAACAGGGAGCAGCCCATGCCGCCGATGGTTATGCCAGGGCTTCCGGAAAGGTGGGGGTGTGCATTGCCACATCAGGTCCGGGAGCCACCAATACCGTAACTGGAATAGCAACAGCAAATATGGACTCGGTTCCCATAGTTGTATTCACTGGTCAGGTACCCACCGCGCTGATCGGTAATGATGCCTTCCAGGAAGTAGATATCGTCGGCATTACACGTCCTTGCACAAAGCACAATTACCTTGTTAAAGACGCCAGAGACCTTCCTCGAGTTCTTAAAGAGGCCTTTTATATCGCCAGGTCGGGCAGGCCGGGTCCGGTCCTTGTAGATCTTCCCAAGGATGTGCAGAACGCCAAGGCCGAGTTTGATTATCCGCAGGAGATAAAGCTGCGTTCCTATAATCCGGTTACCGAGCCTCACGGCAAACAGATCGAACGGGCCTACAGATTGATAGAGAAGGCAAAGCGGCCGGTTATTTACGCAGGTGGCGGAGTAATCATATCTGATGCCTATAAAGAACTCAGGACATTTGCTAAAGCGGCTTATATCCCTGTAACCATGACCTTGATGGGGCTTGGCGCATTCCCAGGCACCCACGAGCTGAGTCTGGGTATGCTGGGCATGCACGGTACATATTGTGCCAACATGGCCATGGCAAACAGTGATCTGATCATTGCTATCGGCGCCCGCTTTGACGACAGGGTTACCGGAAAAATCGAGGCATTTGCGCCAATGGCCAAGATAATTCACCTGGACATAGACCCGACATCCATTCAGAAAAACGTCAGGGTGGATGTACCTATAGTGGGTGATTGCAGGAGGATACTGAAGAAGCTGTTGGACGCCGTAAAGGATGCCGGCCGCCCTGCTGAAGCCTGGAGGGACCAGCACCAGGCGTGGTTGGAGCAGCTTGATGCATGGGGAAAACGCCATCCCCTCACATATAAAGAGGAGCCCGGTGTCATCAAGCCCCAGTATGTTATTGAAAGGCTGTATGAGATGACAAAGGGGCGGGCCATCATTACTACGGAGGTCGGCCAGAACCAGATGTGGACTGCCCAGTTCTATAAATTCGACGAGCCACGGACCCTGCTGACTTCCGGTGGCCTTGGAACCATGGGTTACGGATTCCCTGCTGCTATCGGGGCCCAGATGGCCTTCCCTGAAAAGCTGGTGGTGGATGTAGCCGGTGATGGCAGCATACAGATGAATATCCAGGAGATGGCGACCGCCATGGAGCAACGCCTGCCTGTGAAAATAGTCATTCTGAATAATCAGTTCCTCGGCATGGTCAGACAATGGCAGGAGCTGTTCTATGATCGCCGCTATGCAGCTACCGAGTTTGAAATGACCCCGGATTTCGTGAAGCTGGCCGAGGCGTACGGAGCAAAGGGTTTCAGGGCAACCAGGCCGGAAGAGGTCAATGATGTGCTCAGCAAAGGTCTTGAAGTGGAAGGCCTGGCGATTATGGAATTTGCCATAGCCCGCGAGGAAGGGGTATTCCCAATGGTCCCGGCAGGAAAGGCTACAACTGAGATGTTGCTCGTTTGA
- a CDS encoding 50S ribosomal protein L17 yields the protein MRHRRRTDRLGCKTPHRKAMLGNMVTSLLRHGRIVTTIPRAKEVRRVADKMVTLAKRSDLHARRQAFSVIRDRKVVTKLFDELGKEFAGRNGGYTRIIRKGPRRGDCAMMSIVELATSSLEKPRPKRRTAQETASTESVIPQAVPEPSVDEPESMKEEGPAGERGKVHG from the coding sequence ATGAGACACCGAAGACGGACGGACAGATTGGGGTGTAAGACCCCTCATCGCAAGGCAATGCTCGGAAATATGGTTACATCGCTGTTAAGGCATGGTCGAATTGTTACAACAATTCCAAGGGCCAAAGAGGTCAGGCGTGTGGCTGACAAGATGGTTACCCTGGCAAAAAGATCGGATCTCCATGCAAGGCGTCAGGCGTTTTCAGTCATACGTGATCGCAAGGTCGTTACGAAGCTTTTTGATGAGTTGGGGAAAGAGTTTGCTGGCAGAAATGGCGGTTATACCAGGATAATAAGGAAAGGCCCGCGAAGGGGAGACTGCGCCATGATGTCTATTGTGGAACTTGCCACCAGCTCCCTGGAAAAGCCAAGGCCTAAACGCAGGACCGCCCAAGAGACGGCATCTACTGAATCTGTGATCCCGCAGGCTGTTCCGGAGCCGTCTGTGGATGAACCGGAGAGCATGAAAGAGGAAGGACCTGCCGGGGAAAGGGGTAAAGTACATGGCTAA
- a CDS encoding DNA-directed RNA polymerase subunit alpha: protein MTAEQTPYYRNWRELIYPKRLEVNSATHTNSYGKFSCEPLERGYGITLGNALRRVLLSSLQGAAIVSVKIDGVLHELGTIPGVIEDVTNIILNLKGIHPKIFGEEEKTLILEKQGPGEVRGEDLIAPQGGVEILNPDHHIATLTEDGELRMEMMVKWGKGYVSAESNKDPGQPIGTIAIDALFSPIQKVNFVVTKARVGQMTDYDKLIMEVLTDGTILPEDAIAYAAKILKDQLTVFINFDEKEESEGDQLSFDFEGKIEYLNRKIDELEFSVRSANCLKNANIHYIGELVQKSEQEMLKTKNFGRKSLQEIQESLDGMGLHLGMKLQGWSPPEKTDVEENNKEKKGGR, encoded by the coding sequence ATGACTGCTGAACAGACTCCATACTATCGCAATTGGCGGGAATTAATTTATCCCAAGAGGCTGGAAGTTAATAGTGCAACACACACGAATTCATATGGCAAATTCAGTTGTGAGCCTCTGGAGAGAGGCTATGGTATCACGCTGGGAAATGCCTTGCGCCGTGTACTCTTGTCTTCTCTGCAGGGAGCTGCGATTGTTTCTGTAAAAATAGACGGAGTGCTGCACGAACTGGGAACCATACCAGGAGTGATAGAAGATGTAACCAATATTATACTTAATCTGAAGGGCATACATCCGAAGATTTTCGGAGAAGAAGAAAAGACCTTGATATTGGAAAAACAGGGCCCGGGAGAAGTACGTGGTGAAGATTTAATTGCTCCGCAGGGTGGGGTTGAGATACTGAATCCAGATCATCATATTGCCACATTGACAGAAGATGGAGAGCTGCGGATGGAAATGATGGTCAAATGGGGCAAGGGATACGTATCTGCTGAAAGCAATAAGGATCCAGGCCAGCCTATAGGCACTATAGCTATAGATGCCCTGTTTTCTCCGATTCAGAAGGTCAATTTTGTTGTCACAAAAGCCCGTGTCGGTCAGATGACGGACTATGACAAGTTGATCATGGAGGTATTAACCGACGGCACCATCCTTCCTGAGGATGCAATCGCCTATGCCGCAAAGATTTTGAAGGATCAACTTACGGTATTTATTAACTTTGACGAGAAGGAGGAATCTGAAGGAGATCAACTCTCTTTTGATTTTGAAGGTAAGATCGAATATCTGAACCGGAAAATTGATGAGCTGGAGTTTTCTGTACGCTCGGCCAATTGCCTTAAAAATGCAAATATTCACTACATTGGTGAGCTGGTCCAAAAGTCAGAGCAGGAGATGCTCAAGACCAAAAATTTTGGACGGAAATCTCTGCAGGAGATCCAGGAAAGCCTCGATGGCATGGGATTGCATTTGGGCATGAAGCTTCAGGGATGGAGCCCGCCTGAGAAAACAGACGTAGAAGAAAATAATAAAGAAAAAAAAGGTGGTCGGTAA
- a CDS encoding 30S ribosomal protein S4 has protein sequence MARYTGPRCRLCRREGCKLFLKGDRCYSDKCSFEKRSYVPGEHGQGRIKVSDYGIRLREKQRVRRIYGLQEAQFRSYFNKADRQKGVTGTNLLLLLERRLDNVVYRLGFAESRSQARQLVRHGHFTINGKKTDIPSFLVKQGDEIKIMEKSKSIVPIKQALGTIARKGVPEWLELDEDKLQGTVKTMPERGHITTPIQEQLIVEFYSK, from the coding sequence TTGGCTAGATATACAGGTCCACGATGTCGTTTGTGTCGCAGGGAAGGTTGCAAGCTTTTTCTTAAAGGAGACAGATGTTATTCAGATAAATGTTCCTTTGAAAAACGCAGTTATGTGCCGGGAGAACATGGACAGGGCCGGATAAAGGTCTCTGACTATGGAATTCGTTTGAGAGAGAAGCAGCGGGTTCGACGTATATATGGATTGCAGGAGGCACAATTCAGGAGTTATTTTAATAAAGCTGATCGTCAAAAGGGGGTCACGGGTACTAACCTCCTATTACTCCTGGAAAGGCGTCTTGACAATGTAGTTTACCGCCTTGGCTTTGCTGAATCCAGATCACAGGCCCGCCAACTGGTTCGTCATGGACATTTCACCATAAATGGGAAAAAAACGGACATACCGTCTTTCCTGGTAAAACAGGGAGATGAGATCAAGATAATGGAGAAGAGCAAATCTATAGTTCCTATCAAGCAGGCGCTAGGGACAATTGCCCGCAAGGGTGTGCCTGAATGGCTTGAACTGGATGAAGATAAGTTACAGGGTACAGTTAAGACAATGCCTGAACGAGGACACATAACTACGCCCATTCAGGAGCAGTTGATAGTTGAATTCTACTCTAAGTAA
- a CDS encoding 30S ribosomal protein S11 → MASPRRGGRKERKNVPEGIVHIQSTFNNTIITITDKQGNAISWSSAGTQGFKGSRKGTPFAAQVAAENAVRKAAEHGMRSVEVHVKGPGSGREAALRALQIAEFKVSIIRDVTSIPHNGCRPPKRRRV, encoded by the coding sequence ATGGCATCACCGAGAAGAGGTGGTCGAAAAGAAAGGAAGAATGTGCCGGAAGGTATTGTGCACATACAATCTACTTTTAATAATACTATAATTACCATAACTGATAAACAGGGCAATGCGATTTCCTGGTCAAGTGCAGGGACCCAGGGCTTTAAGGGTTCCAGAAAAGGCACGCCCTTCGCCGCCCAGGTAGCGGCAGAAAACGCTGTACGAAAGGCAGCAGAACATGGCATGAGAAGTGTTGAGGTCCATGTCAAGGGGCCAGGGTCCGGAAGAGAGGCAGCATTGCGGGCCCTCCAAATAGCAGAATTTAAGGTTTCAATTATTCGAGACGTTACATCAATACCTCATAACGGTTGCAGGCCTCCAAAAAGACGTCGAGTATAG